The nucleotide window aattttaggTATAAAACTATGATTTCTCATAtggtaaaaaaagaaatcaggtgGTTAACAAAAATATCAGTTGGCCATAAACTTACAACACGTTTGCAGGAGTATcagatttttaattgatttttattgatgtACTAAAATAACCTAAAAGTGAAGCTGCCTTGTTCTTGCAACAAACCCTTCAattgtattatacaatttttaatattgttcgtaaagaaattgtttatgcTGCGTCTGGTCGACTAACTGCTCTTTAAAGTAGATTTCAAATAAACCACTAAAAATTGGAGAATTACTAaagggaaaattgaaaaaaattcagtttcaattcTTACAGTGATTGAAAGTTCCTTTCTGGTGCATAAATGTAACCACAGAATTCTGCGATCCAGAACTGTAGAACAGATCCTTTTTCGAATTGGCAGGGTCGAAGCGGCTTCGCCAAAGTCCTTTGAAGTAAACAGCATTCGCTAGAACGAGATCGGTGTCCACCGATATGCTGCCTGCAGGGAGGAGGTCCCGAATGTGTCCCCTCGTCACGTTGCTGACCCACTGGTTAATGTTTTCGCGTACACCCTCCGGGTTAGTATGGAAATCAGTTTTCTCCAGACTATCGCTGAAGAAGTCCAGCATGCATTCGCGTACTTTCCTCGTGTCTGAGATCCACAATCGATTCAGCGACTCATACTCGTAATCGGTTGACCCATTCTCCTACACAAAagatagaaaatttcatttaatataatttctttctttctcaatCTCTTCAGGCctaatttttgtacaaaattgacattatttctaccgaacctgtaaaaaaatatctttcgaaattttcgcttaaaatgattttctcagtttaatcatttctcccCAATTAAATTTTTGACATATCTTATAATTAATcctataatcgttattggaaaagtcgaaaaatcaattcagaGTATACGAGTAAACTTGGATAAGTAATTTtatctgaaaatttcaaatgtcacttaattcttcgaagtccgaattgaatattattctcctattattaatttaaatacttgtggATGAACGTGGACACAgaacaaatgtaaaattttccTGTTATTCCAatcaattatgaataataaaatatctgttgagcgtaattgagaaataaatcacagagcaagaggttaagaaCATTGCTTCAACATATTAgctttgatgagtgtttacttgcCAGTCGACTCAATAGAGTTAAAAATTCGACAAAGACCTAAAGCTCGATATACCACGAGTACACAAAAATTCTAGTCCCTTCAAAGTTGATTGAAAATTTTagcaatttcattgaaatttgtgATCTAAACGAGAGGTATAACCTGCCAAGGACAAGGGGACCGGATACCAAAAGCCACACGGACATCAGTCCCGAGCAAACACGTTGAAACGCTCGGACACATCCGGGCTTAATACTGATTACCCGGCTTGCCTTGGAATACTTGTTAGCTCACACGACAATGATGCAATCGCGACATCTCCTGGAAACCTCCTCACCTGAGCGGCAAGTCTGTTCAAGTTGTCGAACGCGTAGTATCGCTGCACGTCGACCTTAGACAGATTCTGCAGGTGCAGAACCTTCTTCAATGACTCCTCGGTGTTGCCACGGGCGCCGAAATACACCAAACTCAACGCTTGGTGGAGACTATGGGGACTGTAGAAGACGTTGTCTTTGGGCTCGATTGTCACCATCTTCTTCAGGGTGTCCAGGGCAAAGTGAAAGTCCGCGGCTGGCAGAGCGGTCTTTGCTGCGGGATTCCCCGTCATCGGGCTATCGTTTGCCGTCAGGCATT belongs to Nomia melanderi isolate GNS246 chromosome 12, iyNomMela1, whole genome shotgun sequence and includes:
- the LOC116426405 gene encoding serine protease inhibitor 88Ea isoform X2, which translates into the protein MILIPMMSVLPVLFLFSSVSAQCLTANDSPMTGNPAAKTALPAADFHFALDTLKKMVTIEPKDNVFYSPHSLHQALSLVYFGARGNTEESLKKVLHLQNLSKVDVQRYYAFDNLNRLAAQENGSTDYEYESLNRLWISDTRKVRECMLDFFSDSLEKTDFHTNPEGVRENINQWVSNVTRGHIRDLLPAGSISVDTDLVLANAVYFKGLWRSRFDPANSKKDLFYSSGSQNSVVTFMHQKGTFNHLISELLGAHILELPYKGENISMFVLLPPFATARSANSDDHDGVRQMIEHISTEEGAAELQDILHYGVPPRDVEVYLPKFTMEKELPVHTLLSALGAGHLVTPNMADLRGFLEEGERPLHLGDAVHRARIEVTEEGTTAAAATALFTFRSGRPLQPAVFNANHPFVYLIFDKQRNSILFSGIYRSPNLPKNTAETSA
- the LOC116426405 gene encoding serine protease inhibitor 88Ea isoform X1, translating into MFLRNMQMMSVLPVLFLFSSVSAQCLTANDSPMTGNPAAKTALPAADFHFALDTLKKMVTIEPKDNVFYSPHSLHQALSLVYFGARGNTEESLKKVLHLQNLSKVDVQRYYAFDNLNRLAAQENGSTDYEYESLNRLWISDTRKVRECMLDFFSDSLEKTDFHTNPEGVRENINQWVSNVTRGHIRDLLPAGSISVDTDLVLANAVYFKGLWRSRFDPANSKKDLFYSSGSQNSVVTFMHQKGTFNHLISELLGAHILELPYKGENISMFVLLPPFATARSANSDDHDGVRQMIEHISTEEGAAELQDILHYGVPPRDVEVYLPKFTMEKELPVHTLLSALGAGHLVTPNMADLRGFLEEGERPLHLGDAVHRARIEVTEEGTTAAAATALFTFRSGRPLQPAVFNANHPFVYLIFDKQRNSILFSGIYRSPNLPKNTAETSA